One part of the Solanum dulcamara chromosome 8, daSolDulc1.2, whole genome shotgun sequence genome encodes these proteins:
- the LOC129900626 gene encoding uncharacterized protein LOC129900626, whose translation MDEKLPVIGKKLWKIVRLAYFMLRKGLSSKRKLMFDLNLLMKRGKIAGKAAFQNLMFQGHNNINQGAHQCTSQEYYEFSCSNSPAFHLPFNLNKRINNKHNQSEHDDVLIMNAAVLKALEMIQSETASPALPGFGRTPTVRQLRITDSPFPLTSDGDMLSHVDQKADEFISRFYRDLRREASAFA comes from the coding sequence ATGGATGAAAAATTGCCAGTTATAGGGAAAAAGTTGTGGAAGATAGTCCGCCTGGCTTACTTCATGCTGAGAAAAGGGTTATCATCAAAGAGGAAACTAATGTTCGATCTGAATTTATTAATGAAACGTGGCAAAATTGCTGGAAAAGCCGCGTTCCAAAATCTCATGTTCCAGGGACATAATAATATTAATCAGGGAGCCCATCAATGCACTTCTCAAGAGTATTACGAGTTCAGCTGCAGTAACAGCCCTGCTTTCCACCTCCCTTTCAACCTTAACAAGCGTATTAATAATAAGCATAATCAGTCCGAACACGATGACGTTTTAATTATGAATGCTGCCGTTTTGAAGGCATTGGAGATGATTCAGAGCGAAACAGCATCACCTGCTTTGCCTGGATTCGGGAGGACTCCAACGGTAAGGCAATTAAGGATCACAGACTCTCCTTTTCCTCTAACATCAGACGGTGACATGCTTAGCCACGTAGACCAGAAAGCTGATGAATTCATTTCGAGATTTTACAGAGATTTGAGAAGAGAAGCCTCCGCTTTTGCTTAA
- the LOC129900455 gene encoding uncharacterized protein LOC129900455, translated as MDQKLPIIAKKFWKIVRVVYFMLRKGLSSKRKLMFDLNLLMKRGKIAGKAAFQNLMFQGHNNINHGHQCTSQEYYEFSCSNSPAFHLPFNLNKRISKHSDHHALPAIEDDDISALEMLQRETASPALPGFGRTPTVRQLRITDSPFPLTSDGDIISHVDEKADEFISRFYRDLRREASAFA; from the coding sequence ATGGATCAAAAATTGCCAATTATAGCAAAGAAGTTCTGGAAGATAGTCCGTGTGGTTTACTTCATGTTGAGAAAAGGATTATCATCAAAGAGAAAACTAATGTTTGATCTCAACTTATTAATGAAACGTGGCAAGATAGCTGGAAAAGCCGCCTTCCAAAATCTCATGTTCCAGGGCCATAATAATATTAACCATGGGCATCAATGCACTTCTCAAGAGTATTACGAGTTCAGCTGCAGTAACAGCCCAGCTTTTCATCTCCCTTTCAACCTCAACAAGCGCATTAGTAAGCATAGCGATCACCATGCATTACCTGCCATCGAGGATGACGATATTTCGGCATTAGAAATGCTTCAGAGAGAAACAGCATCACCTGCTTTGCCTGGATTTGGGAGGACTCCTACGGTGAGGCAATTAAGGATCACTGACTCGCCTTTTCCTCTAACATCAGACGGTGACATCattagccacgtagatgagaaAGCTGATGAATTCATTTCGAGATTCTACAGAGATTTGAGAAGAGAGGCTTCTGCTTTTGCttaa